The Anoxybacillus flavithermus genome has a segment encoding these proteins:
- a CDS encoding amylopullulanase, which translates to MGRRWRKHVAYFSIFLLLVQLFSFSAIVSANENVQSPVEQQRTVTLVGNLQDELGHTGDWDPKATATIMKHEGDGLYTFTGTLPKGTYEYKIAINGSWDENYGAGGRGGNNISLTLQQETEVTFYYNDRTHAIADSTWYTPIPKEKQPRLVGTILPAIGYETEVNGWTPETSTAFFTDDNFDSVYTFSARVPKGTYEYKVVLGNNWSENYPQDNAKLNVLEETTITFFFDAKTKSVYTDYSPTGSDGAVQKDRLKHNTWDSLYRQPFGAVKVGEHVTLRLAAKKGDLTKANVYVKNTTSGTAKLYSMNKVGVIGDDEYWEATFTPEEKGLYGYKFIAMDGAAKAEYGEDTQEGQWGRAVDKNAELFQLTVYDPNYKTPDWMKHAVVYQIFPDRFYNGNPNNDNAKPNARGNEPIEHREWSQLPDNPRMKGTAGYDGDGIWSNDFFGGDIAGIEQKLDYLQSLGVNTIYLNPIAKAPSNHKYDANDYKELDPMFGTPQEFQSFVQAVASRGMHLILDGVFNHVSDDSIYFDRYGKYPTVGAYEYWSAVYDLMNEKGLSEQEARAQVEQKFKDEGQEFSPYGFHLWFNIENEKVNGVYKYQSWWGFDSLPEFKSILGNKVKYASELNNEQLANYIFYEGNSVAKSWISRGASGWRLDVANEVDTQFWREFRKELLQGNYDHGPTLKNGEQPLILGEIWDDASKYFLGDQYDSVMNYRFRGAVLDFLRNGKAEDIDARLTAIREDYPEEAFYALMNLIGSHDTARAVFLLGNGTDSSERAELDPNYNEELGKNRLKLAAILQMGYPGAPTIYYGDEAGVTGSKDPDDRRTYPWGSEDKQLVAHYQKVGAIRTAHQNVLAKGTIETVYAKGDVYVFARQYEKDVALIAVNRGNSEQTVQLDVASLIPNGTTLADELHPSYDVTVTDGKVTLHVPAMDGRMLFGRVTVDLPNKVTNVQVVEGVGQVTLTWEGDAPTYRIYQSTLKGAGYQLVKETSGTSIEINDLKNGTAYYFAITAVDGNGNESEKVETSRAIPHYSLTDENVSLLSLVNDGVLDLTKTMVIEAKVKIDNVTQKGLADGLQAMLQVKKPNSDKWEDIQATYDRQDDDANVFRASFTPLQAGTYMYRYGFTTNLGDDWVYTSEKTFTLTANTEDTQAPAKEIQLVQPEVESGQVNLTWSFVDRNDDDAYMLVIERDSQIIYTTTNIGTSFTDYDVENGKTYTYVVKLYDRAGNVVASNDVQITPDIVMVQVTFKVKAPSYTPLDTRITIPNSINGWNTGAWEMTRGGAVTPDWEFTTELQEGETIIYKYVKGSSWDQEGLADHTRDDQTDDDVSYYGYGAIGTDLKVTVHNQGNNKMVIQDYILRWIDMPVVVEDVIKDGDRVTIKGNAIKDGVLTINKERVTIQDDMSFTYTFTPAANQKEIAIHIEPSERSKSDIFKNDGGAIAKNTKDYVLNIETKQLREGVLQEETPSDGGTTPGSGTTPGSGTTPGSGTTPGSGTTPGSGTTPGSGTTPGSGTTPGKVENGAVVLQPQVETKEKDGKVVEKVAAIPSNEVSSIVSALSNENKQVVVSLGSLAKDVTTKVDVPATLFAQAANKQGEATIVSATEQATYKLPAKEVQASLAAIAKTLGATVEQVSISIEMKVKDAPQLRAKALSDAVEFHVVAKANGKERVIDRFTQYVEREIVLKQAVNASRSIVVRVNDDGSITPVPTTFVGNKAVIKSLTNSTYVVVEGTHTFGDIERHWAKGYIETLAAKQLVKGMTETAYRPNEQMTRAQFAVLLVRALALPHEAYDGRFADVKGTEWFNKNGELAAAVKLGIIQGKTANTFAPNEPITRAQAAVMIERALKLSFVGYDEATNDKTKKVTDFRDAKQLPTWAKQAIEAVYQAGVMQGRDSGSFDPTGHMTRAEMAKVLAEFLTKAKLM; encoded by the coding sequence GTGGGGAGAAGATGGAGAAAGCATGTTGCTTATTTCTCAATATTTTTGCTTCTTGTGCAATTGTTTTCGTTTAGTGCAATCGTTAGCGCTAACGAAAACGTGCAAAGCCCTGTCGAACAACAACGAACCGTCACGCTTGTTGGGAACTTACAAGATGAATTAGGGCATACAGGTGATTGGGATCCAAAAGCGACTGCTACGATCATGAAGCATGAAGGCGATGGATTGTACACATTCACAGGAACGCTTCCAAAAGGAACGTATGAATACAAAATTGCCATAAACGGTAGTTGGGATGAAAACTACGGCGCTGGGGGACGTGGTGGTAACAACATTTCACTTACGTTACAACAAGAAACGGAAGTGACGTTTTATTATAACGATCGTACACATGCGATTGCCGATTCGACATGGTATACACCGATTCCAAAAGAAAAACAACCACGTTTAGTTGGAACGATTTTGCCTGCGATCGGCTATGAAACAGAAGTCAATGGTTGGACGCCTGAGACGTCAACCGCATTTTTTACAGACGATAACTTTGACTCCGTTTATACATTTAGCGCACGTGTGCCAAAAGGAACATATGAATATAAAGTAGTGTTAGGGAATAATTGGAGTGAAAACTATCCACAAGATAACGCAAAGTTGAATGTGCTAGAAGAAACGACCATTACGTTTTTCTTTGACGCGAAAACAAAATCTGTGTATACAGATTACAGCCCAACAGGTTCAGATGGAGCGGTACAGAAAGATCGATTGAAACATAACACATGGGACTCTTTATATCGCCAACCGTTTGGTGCGGTGAAAGTGGGAGAGCATGTTACGCTTCGGTTAGCTGCGAAAAAAGGAGATTTGACGAAAGCGAACGTATATGTGAAAAACACAACGTCAGGAACAGCGAAGTTATATTCCATGAACAAAGTCGGTGTCATCGGTGACGATGAATATTGGGAAGCGACATTCACTCCTGAAGAAAAAGGGTTATATGGCTATAAATTTATCGCAATGGACGGTGCAGCTAAAGCAGAGTATGGTGAGGATACACAAGAAGGTCAATGGGGACGAGCGGTAGATAAAAACGCAGAATTATTCCAATTGACTGTATACGACCCAAACTATAAAACGCCAGATTGGATGAAACATGCGGTTGTATATCAAATTTTCCCTGATCGTTTCTATAACGGCAATCCAAACAACGACAATGCAAAACCGAATGCACGAGGAAATGAACCAATTGAACATCGCGAATGGTCGCAGCTTCCAGACAATCCACGCATGAAAGGGACAGCTGGATATGATGGCGACGGCATTTGGTCGAACGACTTTTTCGGTGGAGATATTGCAGGAATTGAACAAAAGCTTGATTACTTGCAATCGCTTGGCGTCAATACGATATATTTAAACCCAATTGCTAAAGCACCATCTAACCATAAATACGATGCGAATGACTACAAAGAGTTAGATCCAATGTTTGGAACGCCTCAGGAGTTTCAATCATTTGTGCAAGCGGTTGCATCTCGTGGTATGCACTTAATTTTAGACGGTGTATTTAATCACGTATCAGACGATTCCATTTATTTTGACCGCTATGGAAAATATCCAACCGTCGGAGCATATGAGTATTGGTCAGCTGTATACGATCTAATGAATGAGAAAGGATTATCTGAGCAAGAGGCACGTGCTCAAGTTGAGCAAAAGTTTAAAGATGAAGGACAAGAGTTTAGCCCATATGGCTTCCATTTATGGTTCAACATCGAAAACGAAAAAGTAAACGGTGTGTACAAATATCAATCGTGGTGGGGATTTGATAGTTTACCAGAATTCAAATCAATTCTCGGCAATAAAGTAAAGTATGCGAGCGAGTTAAATAACGAACAGCTTGCCAATTACATTTTTTACGAAGGCAATTCTGTTGCTAAAAGCTGGATCTCGCGCGGAGCTTCGGGCTGGCGCTTAGATGTTGCCAATGAAGTCGATACACAGTTTTGGCGTGAGTTTCGTAAAGAGTTGTTGCAAGGCAACTATGACCATGGCCCAACGTTGAAAAACGGGGAGCAACCGTTAATTCTCGGTGAAATTTGGGATGATGCGTCAAAATACTTCCTAGGCGATCAATACGATTCAGTAATGAACTATCGTTTCCGTGGCGCTGTGTTAGACTTTTTACGAAATGGGAAAGCGGAAGATATTGATGCCCGACTAACAGCGATTCGTGAAGATTATCCGGAGGAAGCGTTTTATGCGCTCATGAACTTAATTGGTTCACACGATACGGCACGCGCTGTTTTCTTGCTTGGAAACGGAACGGATTCATCCGAACGTGCTGAACTTGATCCAAATTATAATGAAGAACTCGGTAAAAATCGGTTAAAGCTCGCTGCTATTTTACAAATGGGTTATCCAGGTGCGCCGACCATCTACTATGGTGATGAAGCAGGAGTGACAGGTTCGAAGGATCCGGACGATCGTCGTACGTATCCGTGGGGAAGTGAGGATAAGCAGCTCGTTGCACACTATCAAAAAGTAGGTGCTATTCGTACCGCGCATCAAAACGTATTAGCAAAAGGTACAATTGAGACGGTGTATGCGAAAGGAGACGTATACGTTTTTGCTCGTCAATATGAAAAAGACGTCGCGCTTATTGCGGTAAACCGCGGCAATAGTGAACAAACAGTTCAGTTGGATGTCGCTTCACTGATTCCAAACGGAACGACACTTGCAGATGAATTGCATCCTTCGTATGACGTGACAGTAACAGATGGAAAAGTCACATTACATGTTCCAGCAATGGACGGTCGAATGTTATTTGGACGTGTAACGGTAGATCTTCCAAATAAAGTAACAAACGTACAAGTGGTAGAAGGCGTTGGTCAAGTGACGTTAACGTGGGAAGGCGATGCACCAACGTACCGTATTTATCAATCTACATTAAAAGGTGCAGGTTATCAGCTTGTCAAAGAAACGAGCGGAACATCGATCGAAATCAATGACTTGAAAAATGGTACGGCATACTATTTCGCCATTACAGCTGTTGATGGAAACGGAAACGAGTCTGAAAAGGTAGAAACAAGTCGCGCTATACCTCATTATTCGTTAACAGATGAAAATGTTTCATTACTCTCACTCGTAAATGATGGGGTGCTTGATTTAACTAAGACAATGGTCATTGAAGCAAAAGTGAAAATTGACAATGTTACGCAAAAAGGTTTAGCTGACGGTTTACAAGCGATGTTGCAAGTGAAAAAACCGAATAGCGACAAATGGGAAGACATACAAGCAACGTACGACCGACAAGATGACGATGCGAACGTATTCCGTGCATCATTCACGCCATTACAAGCAGGAACGTATATGTATCGTTATGGATTTACGACAAATCTTGGCGATGATTGGGTGTACACAAGCGAAAAAACATTTACGCTCACCGCAAACACTGAAGATACACAAGCACCAGCAAAAGAAATTCAACTTGTGCAACCAGAAGTTGAATCTGGTCAAGTGAATTTAACGTGGTCGTTCGTAGATCGCAACGATGATGATGCCTATATGCTTGTCATCGAGCGTGATAGTCAAATCATTTATACAACAACGAATATCGGTACATCATTTACTGATTATGATGTGGAAAACGGAAAAACGTATACGTATGTCGTCAAGTTGTATGACCGTGCTGGAAACGTTGTCGCATCAAATGACGTACAAATTACGCCAGACATCGTGATGGTTCAAGTGACGTTTAAAGTGAAAGCACCAAGCTATACGCCGTTAGATACGCGCATTACGATTCCGAATAGCATCAACGGTTGGAATACAGGTGCATGGGAAATGACGCGCGGTGGAGCGGTCACACCTGACTGGGAGTTTACGACAGAACTTCAAGAAGGCGAAACGATTATTTATAAATATGTCAAAGGTAGCTCGTGGGATCAAGAAGGGCTAGCTGATCATACGCGTGACGATCAAACAGATGATGACGTCAGCTACTACGGTTACGGTGCAATTGGCACAGATTTAAAAGTGACTGTGCACAATCAAGGTAATAACAAAATGGTCATTCAAGACTATATTTTACGTTGGATTGACATGCCTGTCGTTGTCGAAGATGTCATCAAAGACGGTGATCGTGTGACGATTAAAGGAAATGCGATTAAAGATGGTGTATTAACAATTAATAAAGAGCGTGTAACGATTCAAGACGATATGTCATTTACGTACACGTTCACACCAGCAGCAAACCAAAAAGAAATAGCGATTCACATTGAACCGTCTGAAAGAAGCAAATCCGACATTTTCAAAAATGACGGCGGTGCGATTGCGAAAAATACGAAAGATTACGTATTAAACATTGAAACAAAACAATTGCGCGAAGGGGTATTGCAAGAAGAAACACCATCTGACGGTGGTACAACACCAGGTAGCGGCACAACACCAGGTAGCGGCACAACACCAGGTAGCGGTACAACGCCAGGTAGTGGTACAACACCAGGTAGCGGTACAACACCAGGTAGCGGTACAACACCAGGCAGTGGTACAACACCAGGAAAAGTCGAAAACGGTGCAGTTGTTTTACAACCACAAGTAGAGACGAAAGAAAAAGATGGAAAAGTCGTAGAAAAAGTTGCCGCCATTCCATCAAATGAAGTGTCATCGATTGTTAGTGCACTTTCAAATGAAAATAAACAAGTTGTTGTTTCTCTTGGTTCGCTCGCAAAAGATGTGACTACAAAAGTAGATGTACCGGCTACATTGTTTGCACAGGCAGCAAATAAGCAAGGAGAAGCAACGATTGTGAGTGCAACTGAGCAGGCGACATATAAATTGCCAGCAAAAGAAGTACAAGCGTCTCTTGCAGCGATTGCAAAAACACTCGGTGCCACAGTCGAACAAGTAAGCATCTCGATTGAAATGAAAGTAAAAGATGCTCCACAACTACGTGCGAAAGCATTATCTGATGCAGTAGAGTTTCATGTTGTGGCGAAGGCAAACGGAAAAGAACGAGTCATCGATCGTTTTACTCAATATGTTGAACGGGAAATCGTATTGAAGCAGGCGGTGAACGCAAGTCGTTCTATTGTAGTGCGCGTGAACGATGACGGTTCCATTACCCCTGTACCGACCACATTCGTTGGCAACAAAGCGGTCATCAAGTCATTGACGAACTCGACATACGTCGTCGTTGAAGGAACACATACATTTGGCGACATCGAGCGTCATTGGGCGAAAGGATATATCGAAACATTGGCAGCTAAACAGCTTGTGAAAGGTATGACGGAAACAGCATACCGACCAAATGAGCAGATGACACGTGCCCAGTTTGCTGTGTTGCTTGTACGTGCATTAGCGTTGCCACATGAAGCATATGACGGTCGATTTGCCGATGTAAAAGGCACAGAATGGTTTAACAAAAACGGTGAATTAGCGGCTGCAGTCAAACTAGGTATCATTCAAGGAAAAACAGCCAATACGTTTGCGCCGAATGAGCCGATCACTCGCGCCCAAGCAGCAGTTATGATCGAGCGAGCATTGAAACTTTCGTTTGTTGGCTATGATGAGGCAACAAACGACAAAACGAAAAAGGTAACAGATTTCCGCGATGCAAAACAATTGCCAACATGGGCAAAACAGGCGATTGAAGCAGTATACCAAGCAGGAGTCATGCAAGGACGGGATAGTGGAAGCTTTGATCCTACGGGCCATATGACGCGTGCTGAGATGGCGAAAGTATTAGCAGAGTTTTTAACAAAAGCGAAATTAATGTAA
- a CDS encoding S8/S53 family peptidase: protein MKWKKPFSVMTTTVLMASMFAGSAWANDSSSRATSVVSSSSKLQRELVQKKLEKQLKKLPQKVEWKETDNVRVVVEVEGKTPLQYATEQGKLYKDLSEQTREQLEKQAEQKQKEALQQIQQSGVDVEVEQSFTTVVNGFSTEVQYGDIEKIQSLPSVKAVHLVNAYERPKPMPNMKTSHQFIQSQATWADAQLRGEGTVIAIIDTGIDPSHQDMKLSETTEEALTKDEVEQIASEHHLPGKYFTEKVPYGYNYFDKTDEIRDLGPAASMHGMHVAGTAAANGQISGVAPEAQLLAMKVFSNDPMYAYTYDDVYVAAIDDAIKLGADVINMSLGSAAAFYNEQDMASEAIARATENGIVVSVSAGNSGHFAYGFGNPLAENPDIGTVGAPGLAANALQVAATGNERYLYETFVNVNNNQFVGYGADNWVKAFGDEPVELVSLGGAYGFAEDYDGIDVKGKVVLVRRGKISFYEKTMNAKEAGAIGIIVYNNGNPNFYKDQGGWDLIPFMKIQTEDGQALEQLIADAGGSLEVNFAIKDQIEDPEMGRMTDFTSWGTTPSLQLKPEISAPGGNIYSTLQNNKYGYMSGTSMAAPHVAGGAALVMQHLKEQYPNMTTKERAKLAKILLMNTANVITDEEGYPFSPRRQGAGMMQTYAAVTTPVYVVNTTTGEAKVELGDFTEKSIQMTFTAYNMSNEDVTYDVKANALTDLVDGKDNALAARRIEGAVISTSSDQIVVPANGKKEFSIKIDLSNAKIPTTAGAKELHENIFVEGFVQLKNETKPDLTIPYVGFYGHWDEPNIFDGIADLGEASFYGWSTMMDETTSFLMPNEEGKYAFSPNDDGFMDQIQPLPTFLRNAKEVQYNILKDGKQLRRIKSENNVRKNFFDAGSEPPFSYMDGRLWDGTVKFQVVPDGEYVYELKAVIDYPNARWQSKKIPVLVDTVAPTLSVNYDEETNTISWEAIENGAGIAGYDVFVNGESITGETLLSKEKTSVQLPKVYTNAEVTVAAIDYAGNVNFASTVVADEEAPIISLFSPEPLSAYGSRDVYVFGAISDVSNVEVTVNGKKVAVSNDEMIGKYFATVVSFEHDGVQDIQVTATDEKGQSITINRTVFVDSTPGEIEFVERVPKYVTHDVDKFNLQVKLKDNYRHMQFYIDDDFAYGVDFESPFVMKDYEHTYTQELQLEEGLNTFVLTLKDLGGHVTQKVVSIYRLAEGEQPPKIEITDTYVQPNQFVSTNRPAWISAYANEEVTWKVKVKNPIGEEKKLPEQIGQQYAYAYRVEQDAMNGTYTVTFEAYDAEGKLVDSKVNTFVVYNYETLIEAVKVLNENGEEQTSFNQTGSAYVMARVQNLEYAPVKPLVILQVLDANRRVVGRAFLTIDQLDPQRTNGLGMQLPLSSLAKGTYAVEAFVWSGWDQKAMAEANKDKVQFQVE from the coding sequence GTGAAGTGGAAAAAGCCTTTTAGTGTCATGACGACGACGGTGTTAATGGCGAGTATGTTTGCCGGAAGTGCATGGGCAAATGATTCTTCGAGCCGTGCGACGTCTGTTGTCTCATCTTCTAGCAAGTTGCAAAGAGAGCTTGTGCAAAAAAAGCTAGAGAAGCAATTGAAAAAACTTCCACAAAAAGTAGAGTGGAAAGAAACAGACAACGTACGTGTTGTCGTTGAAGTGGAAGGAAAAACACCGCTTCAATATGCGACAGAGCAAGGTAAGTTGTATAAAGACTTATCAGAACAAACGCGAGAGCAGCTTGAAAAACAAGCGGAACAAAAACAAAAAGAAGCATTGCAACAAATTCAACAATCGGGTGTTGATGTAGAGGTTGAACAATCGTTTACAACGGTCGTAAACGGGTTCAGTACAGAAGTGCAATATGGCGATATTGAAAAAATTCAAAGTTTGCCATCGGTTAAAGCTGTTCATCTTGTCAACGCCTATGAGCGTCCAAAACCGATGCCAAATATGAAAACAAGCCATCAATTTATTCAATCACAAGCAACATGGGCAGACGCACAGTTGCGTGGTGAAGGTACTGTCATTGCGATTATTGATACAGGCATTGATCCATCACACCAAGATATGAAATTAAGTGAAACAACGGAAGAAGCATTAACAAAAGATGAAGTGGAACAAATTGCTAGTGAACATCACCTCCCAGGAAAATACTTCACAGAAAAAGTGCCGTACGGATATAACTACTTCGATAAAACAGACGAAATTCGCGATCTTGGTCCAGCAGCTTCTATGCATGGCATGCACGTAGCTGGCACAGCTGCGGCAAACGGTCAAATTTCCGGTGTTGCACCAGAAGCACAATTGCTAGCCATGAAAGTATTTAGTAATGATCCGATGTATGCATATACATATGACGATGTGTATGTAGCGGCTATTGACGATGCGATTAAACTCGGTGCAGACGTGATTAACATGAGTTTAGGAAGTGCAGCTGCATTTTATAATGAACAAGATATGGCAAGTGAAGCGATTGCGCGCGCAACGGAAAATGGAATCGTCGTATCCGTCTCAGCAGGAAACTCAGGTCATTTCGCTTACGGATTTGGCAACCCACTCGCTGAGAATCCTGATATCGGGACTGTTGGAGCCCCAGGTCTAGCAGCAAATGCCCTTCAAGTTGCAGCAACAGGGAATGAAAGATATTTATATGAAACATTTGTAAATGTTAATAATAATCAATTTGTAGGTTATGGAGCAGATAATTGGGTGAAAGCGTTTGGCGATGAGCCAGTTGAGTTAGTTTCCCTTGGTGGTGCGTATGGCTTTGCAGAAGATTATGATGGCATAGACGTAAAAGGCAAAGTTGTTCTTGTTCGACGTGGGAAGATTTCATTTTATGAAAAAACGATGAATGCGAAGGAAGCCGGAGCGATTGGTATTATTGTTTACAATAACGGCAACCCGAACTTTTACAAAGATCAAGGTGGATGGGATCTCATTCCATTTATGAAAATCCAAACAGAAGATGGACAAGCATTAGAGCAGCTGATTGCTGATGCTGGTGGTTCGCTTGAAGTCAATTTTGCCATCAAAGATCAAATCGAAGATCCGGAAATGGGACGAATGACAGACTTTACGTCATGGGGAACGACACCAAGTTTACAGTTGAAGCCGGAAATTTCTGCTCCAGGTGGAAACATTTATTCGACACTACAAAATAATAAATACGGATACATGAGCGGAACATCGATGGCAGCGCCACATGTAGCAGGCGGTGCAGCGCTTGTAATGCAGCATTTAAAAGAACAATATCCAAATATGACAACGAAAGAGCGCGCAAAATTAGCGAAAATTTTACTAATGAATACAGCAAATGTAATTACGGATGAAGAAGGTTATCCATTCTCGCCACGTCGCCAAGGTGCTGGAATGATGCAAACGTATGCAGCGGTTACAACGCCAGTATACGTCGTTAATACAACGACTGGTGAGGCGAAAGTCGAACTTGGTGATTTTACAGAGAAGTCAATTCAAATGACATTTACGGCATATAACATGTCAAACGAAGATGTCACATATGACGTGAAAGCGAATGCGTTAACCGATCTTGTAGACGGAAAAGATAACGCTTTAGCGGCACGTCGTATAGAGGGTGCAGTCATTTCGACATCATCTGACCAAATTGTAGTTCCAGCAAATGGGAAAAAAGAGTTTTCTATAAAAATCGATTTATCAAATGCGAAAATCCCGACAACTGCTGGAGCGAAAGAGCTTCATGAAAATATTTTTGTTGAAGGATTTGTGCAATTGAAAAATGAAACAAAACCAGATTTAACGATCCCGTATGTTGGTTTTTACGGCCATTGGGATGAACCGAATATTTTTGATGGCATTGCCGATCTTGGAGAAGCATCGTTTTACGGCTGGTCAACGATGATGGATGAAACGACATCGTTTTTAATGCCGAATGAGGAAGGAAAGTATGCATTTTCTCCAAATGACGACGGCTTTATGGATCAAATTCAGCCACTGCCAACATTTTTACGCAATGCAAAAGAAGTGCAATACAACATTTTAAAAGATGGGAAACAACTTCGCCGTATTAAATCTGAAAACAACGTACGGAAAAATTTCTTTGATGCCGGAAGTGAGCCGCCATTCTCTTACATGGACGGTCGTCTATGGGATGGAACAGTAAAATTCCAAGTTGTTCCAGATGGAGAATATGTGTATGAACTAAAAGCAGTCATCGACTATCCGAATGCACGTTGGCAGTCGAAGAAGATTCCAGTGCTCGTTGATACGGTAGCACCGACTTTATCAGTTAATTATGATGAAGAAACAAATACGATTTCATGGGAAGCTATTGAAAATGGTGCTGGTATTGCTGGTTACGATGTATTCGTAAATGGAGAATCGATTACAGGTGAAACATTGTTATCAAAAGAAAAAACAAGTGTACAACTTCCAAAAGTTTACACAAACGCGGAAGTAACGGTGGCTGCGATTGACTACGCTGGCAATGTCAATTTTGCTTCAACGGTCGTAGCGGATGAAGAGGCGCCAATCATTTCATTATTCTCACCGGAACCACTTAGCGCGTACGGTTCAAGAGATGTATATGTTTTCGGTGCAATTAGTGATGTGTCAAACGTTGAAGTGACTGTGAATGGAAAGAAAGTGGCAGTAAGTAATGACGAAATGATCGGTAAATATTTCGCTACGGTCGTGTCATTTGAACATGACGGTGTCCAAGATATTCAAGTGACTGCAACCGATGAAAAAGGTCAATCGATTACGATTAACCGCACGGTGTTTGTTGACTCAACGCCAGGGGAAATCGAATTTGTAGAACGTGTGCCGAAGTATGTCACACATGATGTGGACAAGTTTAACTTGCAAGTGAAACTAAAAGATAATTACCGCCATATGCAATTTTATATCGACGACGATTTTGCTTATGGGGTAGATTTTGAAAGCCCATTCGTTATGAAAGATTATGAACATACGTATACACAAGAGTTGCAGCTAGAGGAAGGGCTCAACACATTTGTGCTGACATTAAAAGATCTCGGTGGCCATGTGACACAAAAAGTAGTATCGATTTATCGTCTAGCAGAAGGAGAACAGCCGCCAAAAATAGAGATTACCGACACATACGTACAGCCAAATCAATTTGTTAGCACAAACCGTCCAGCATGGATTAGTGCATACGCAAACGAAGAAGTGACGTGGAAAGTAAAAGTGAAAAACCCAATCGGTGAGGAGAAAAAACTTCCAGAACAAATAGGACAACAGTACGCTTACGCCTATCGAGTGGAACAAGATGCGATGAACGGCACATATACTGTGACGTTTGAGGCATACGATGCAGAAGGAAAGCTCGTTGATTCGAAAGTCAATACGTTCGTTGTATACAACTATGAAACGCTAATTGAAGCGGTAAAAGTATTAAATGAAAACGGTGAGGAGCAAACATCGTTCAATCAAACGGGTTCTGCTTACGTGATGGCACGTGTTCAAAACTTAGAATATGCGCCAGTCAAACCGCTCGTTATTTTACAAGTGCTTGATGCAAATCGCCGCGTCGTTGGACGTGCTTTCCTAACGATCGATCAACTTGATCCACAGCGAACAAACGGTCTTGGTATGCAATTGCCGCTTTCGTCCCTTGCGAAAGGAACGTATGCAGTCGAAGCATTCGTTTGGTCAGGATGGGATCAAAAAGCCATGGCGGAAGCCAATAAAGACAAAGTGCAATTCCAAGTAGAATAA